A single window of Methanobacterium formicicum DNA harbors:
- a CDS encoding adenylyltransferase/cytidyltransferase family protein gives MATGTFDLIHPGHGFYLEEAKKLGGEGARLVVVIARESTVRARKRVPIVPEKQRREVVQMLKMVDEAVLGSETDMFSTVLKIKPDIIAIGPDQNFDLEHLREELKKRGIAAEVVKVKGYHRSTLDSSCKIIKKIKESDFPPGSFKHC, from the coding sequence ATGGCTACTGGAACATTTGATTTAATACATCCCGGTCATGGGTTTTACCTGGAGGAAGCAAAGAAACTGGGAGGTGAAGGTGCTCGCCTGGTGGTGGTGATTGCCCGGGAGTCCACGGTGCGTGCCCGGAAAAGGGTGCCTATTGTCCCGGAAAAACAGCGCCGGGAAGTGGTTCAGATGCTGAAGATGGTTGATGAAGCAGTTCTGGGCAGTGAAACCGACATGTTCAGTACGGTCCTCAAAATCAAACCAGATATCATTGCCATTGGCCCGGACCAGAACTTTGACCTGGAACATCTAAGGGAAGAGCTCAAGAAAAGAGGCATTGCCGCGGAAGTGGTTAAGGTGAAGGGTTACCACCGTTCCACCCTGGATAGCTCCTGTAAGATCATCAAGAAGATTAAAGAGTCTGATTTTCCCCCGGGTAGTTTTAAACACTGCTAA
- a CDS encoding oligosaccharide flippase family protein, translated as MSSKIARGSLIMLIGYFIFRVGGYLYRFATAYLLGPAGFGILNLALPTQSILIQIASGGMPPAIAKHVSEYSAKGDEEMVKQVIHTSLKIVIVLGLFFSLVIFLMADPLANLYFHKPEAALPLKLVALITPFSVIVGVFRGAFQGVFQMGNIVITKAFEQIFMISSAIILIWVGFQVAGAVIGTAIGFLFSALAGYYLYRRGLGKRLKNVKLSFTLKQELSLAKVLIIFAFPVLVTGLAETALFDAIGNYIVGAYLASEQLGFYGAATPVARLPLIISMAVATAVLPATAEAMGLENRHVLKSYVNQSYRYVSLLVVPMCVGTFIFATPIMKLLYVNSAYMNGAMALQILSVGMLFFTIYTVSSSIAQGLGKPYLPMVILVAGVILDVALSMYLVPIYGITGAAAATAITALFIMTTIVWKTLQVADVKLEYKDLGRIVLAAGIMGAVLLLIPQNLLISPAISGAAPFSYITFFSKYVAFALVMVLAALVYMVALILVGGLKKSDINALRKLSSKTGPLKGKLNIIISYMERFAH; from the coding sequence ATGAGTTCAAAAATTGCTAGGGGAAGCCTGATCATGCTGATCGGGTACTTCATATTCCGTGTTGGGGGTTACCTTTACCGTTTTGCCACCGCATACCTTTTAGGACCTGCAGGTTTCGGGATACTTAATTTAGCCCTCCCCACACAGAGTATATTAATACAAATAGCGTCGGGGGGAATGCCCCCCGCCATTGCCAAACACGTTTCTGAATATTCTGCTAAAGGCGATGAGGAAATGGTGAAACAGGTAATTCACACCTCCCTAAAAATCGTGATTGTTCTGGGGTTGTTCTTCAGTTTGGTGATCTTTTTAATGGCTGACCCACTGGCCAATCTCTATTTCCATAAACCAGAAGCTGCTCTTCCCCTGAAGCTGGTGGCCCTGATCACCCCCTTCAGTGTGATCGTGGGTGTTTTCCGTGGTGCATTCCAGGGTGTTTTCCAGATGGGGAACATCGTTATCACCAAGGCTTTTGAGCAGATCTTCATGATCAGCAGTGCCATCATCCTTATCTGGGTGGGATTTCAGGTGGCCGGAGCAGTTATTGGTACTGCTATCGGGTTCCTTTTTTCCGCCCTGGCCGGATACTACCTGTACCGCAGGGGACTGGGTAAACGTCTAAAAAATGTGAAACTGTCCTTTACCCTTAAACAGGAATTATCCCTGGCTAAGGTGCTTATTATTTTTGCCTTTCCTGTTCTGGTAACCGGACTGGCGGAAACTGCTTTATTCGATGCCATTGGAAACTACATTGTCGGGGCTTATCTGGCCAGTGAACAGCTGGGTTTTTACGGTGCAGCCACTCCAGTGGCCCGTTTACCCCTCATAATTTCCATGGCAGTGGCCACGGCTGTTCTACCGGCCACAGCCGAAGCTATGGGATTGGAAAACCGGCACGTACTTAAAAGCTATGTAAACCAGTCCTATCGCTACGTCAGTCTGTTGGTGGTTCCCATGTGTGTGGGGACCTTTATCTTTGCCACCCCCATAATGAAATTACTTTACGTTAATTCGGCATACATGAATGGGGCCATGGCTTTACAGATATTATCGGTGGGAATGTTATTTTTCACTATCTACACGGTTTCTTCCAGTATAGCTCAAGGATTGGGAAAACCATACCTTCCCATGGTTATTTTAGTTGCGGGAGTTATATTGGACGTGGCCTTGAGTATGTATTTAGTGCCTATTTACGGAATCACCGGTGCTGCTGCGGCCACAGCAATCACCGCCCTGTTCATAATGACCACCATAGTATGGAAAACCCTTCAAGTGGCGGATGTAAAACTGGAATACAAAGATCTGGGCAGAATCGTCTTGGCTGCAGGAATAATGGGGGCAGTGTTGCTGTTAATACCTCAAAACCTCTTAATCAGTCCGGCAATTTCCGGCGCAGCGCCTTTCAGTTATATCACCTTTTTTTCCAAGTATGTGGCCTTTGCTTTGGTCATGGTGTTGGCGGCCCTGGTTTACATGGTGGCCCTAATACTGGTGGGAGGACTTAAAAAAAGTGATATAAACGCTCTTCGAAAATTAAGTAGTAAAACCGGACCATTAAAAGGTAAATTAAATATAATTATTTCCTATATGGAAAGGTTCGCCCATTGA
- a CDS encoding putative PEP-binding protein: MIVVRGIGTGPYVGVGQVRKIERDEDLLKLVGGEIVVVSRASRDMLSYLHRAGGVVTDYGGLTSHVAIVLREMKVPCVVGTGNGTEKLQENTIVTVDGNTGNIYQGFMEREGKKDTSLIYLPATNIKVNLNVPEIAWKVASLADGVGSIRIENSIIRTGKHPQILLEEGKLVQVIADAVRLIADAFCPKPVWFRTFDIPTDELKRLEGGSMEPAEKNPLMGLRGIHKDLKNPEILKAEFNAIMELIEEGYDNLGVKIPLVRDVSEYQEAKKVMKEVGLKPHRDLPVGASIETPSAVFTLEEFIKDGMDFATLGMSDMAMCSLAVDRRGVRVAKHFNLTHPSVLTMIKTVIETCNQQGIESCICGYAGSDPDIVRWLVKTGITSISTNPDQILKIRKVVDIAERTLIQRELA, encoded by the coding sequence ATGATTGTGGTGAGGGGCATTGGAACCGGCCCTTACGTGGGTGTGGGGCAGGTTAGAAAGATAGAAAGGGATGAGGACCTCCTGAAACTCGTAGGGGGAGAAATAGTAGTGGTATCCCGAGCATCACGGGACATGCTATCCTATCTTCACCGGGCAGGAGGAGTGGTCACGGATTATGGTGGCCTAACCAGCCATGTGGCCATTGTTCTCCGGGAGATGAAGGTACCCTGTGTGGTGGGAACCGGTAATGGAACGGAAAAACTCCAGGAAAACACCATAGTAACGGTAGACGGCAACACTGGCAATATTTACCAGGGGTTCATGGAGAGGGAGGGGAAGAAGGATACTTCACTGATCTATCTCCCGGCCACCAACATCAAAGTTAACTTAAATGTCCCGGAAATCGCCTGGAAGGTGGCTTCCCTGGCTGATGGTGTGGGATCCATACGCATTGAAAACAGTATCATCCGCACGGGAAAACACCCCCAAATACTCCTTGAAGAGGGAAAATTAGTCCAAGTTATTGCTGATGCCGTCCGTTTGATAGCCGATGCATTCTGCCCCAAACCAGTATGGTTCCGCACCTTTGACATACCCACTGACGAGTTGAAACGCCTGGAAGGGGGCAGCATGGAACCTGCGGAAAAAAATCCTTTAATGGGGCTGAGGGGCATTCACAAGGATCTTAAAAATCCTGAAATTCTTAAGGCAGAATTTAACGCCATAATGGAACTCATTGAGGAGGGGTATGATAATTTGGGAGTTAAAATACCCCTGGTGCGTGATGTTTCTGAATACCAGGAGGCCAAAAAAGTCATGAAGGAAGTGGGACTCAAACCCCACCGTGATCTGCCAGTGGGGGCATCAATTGAAACCCCCTCGGCAGTTTTCACCCTGGAAGAGTTTATAAAGGATGGAATGGACTTTGCAACCCTGGGCATGAGTGACATGGCCATGTGCTCCCTGGCGGTTGACCGCAGGGGGGTCAGGGTAGCCAAACACTTCAACTTAACCCACCCTTCAGTTTTGACCATGATAAAAACAGTTATCGAAACCTGCAATCAACAGGGGATTGAAAGCTGTATCTGTGGATATGCTGGTTCCGATCCAGATATTGTAAGGTGGCTGGTGAAGACCGGTATCACTTCCATATCCACCAACCCGGATCAGATTCTTAAAATCCGAAAAGTAGTGGATATCGCCGAAAGGACTCTAATACAAAGGGAACTAGCCTAG